A region of Bombilactobacillus folatiphilus DNA encodes the following proteins:
- the uvrA gene encoding excinuclease ABC subunit UvrA, translating to MVNENIVIHGARSHNLKNIDVTIPRNQLVVITGLSGSGKSSLAFDTLYAEGQRRYVQSLSSYARQFLGQMDKPDVDSIDGLSPAISIDQKTTSKNPRSTVGTVTEINDYLRLLWARVGTPYCPNDGTKITSQSVEQMVDRLLQLPERTKLQILAPVVRAKKGQHKKALAQIAKQGYVRVLIDGQMHEVAEKIELNKNQKHDLSVVVDRIIIKDGVRSRLFDSIESALRLSGGYMTADVIGQEPLIFSEHYACPLCGFSVGELEPRLFSFNAPFGACPDCDGLGMKLEVDPQLVVPDADLSIDQGAIVPWNTEHSKYYPQVLEQVTAQLGIARDVAFNQLPQAQQDAILYGDDQTPIHLHFDNDFGSVRDVDTTFEGVIPNIKHRYDKPSSAFMREIMRKYFTELQCPTCHGQRLNPKALCVKISDKNIMEASQLAIEHELPFFKSIQLSEQNQVIAQPILKEVIDRLTFLQNVGLGYLTLARSAGTLSGGEAQRIRLATQIGSNLSGVLYILDEPSIGLHQRDNDRLIRSLKEMRDLGNTLVVVEHDEDTMRSADYLIDVGPGAGAQGGQIVAAGTPQEVQANPQSLTGQYLAGQKYIPLPAQRRSGNGQTVKIFGASENNLKNIDVEFPLGKFIAVTGVSGSGKSSLVNTILQRVLAQKINHNSQRAGKYQKITGYEPLKSLINIDQSPIGRTPRSNPATYTGVFDDIRGLFAQTNEAKVRGYTKGRFSFNVKGGRCEACKGDGIIKIEMNFLPDVYVPCEVCHGTRYNSETLEVSYKDKNIADILAMTVKQALAFFDHLPKIKRKLQTIVDVGLGYVQLGQSATTLSGGEAQRMKLASELYKKVDGQNFYILDEPTTGLHVDDVKRLLEVLQRLVDQGNTVVVIEHNLDVVKSADWLIDLGPEGGDLGGQIVATGTPETVAENKQSYTGYYLKPLLTKTPRLSDPS from the coding sequence ATGGTAAATGAAAATATTGTAATTCATGGTGCACGTTCACATAATCTTAAGAATATTGATGTGACCATTCCACGCAATCAATTAGTCGTGATTACGGGCCTATCAGGTTCTGGCAAAAGTTCACTAGCTTTTGATACGCTTTACGCGGAGGGCCAACGTCGATATGTGCAAAGCTTGTCATCTTATGCGCGCCAATTTTTGGGTCAGATGGATAAGCCTGATGTGGATTCGATTGATGGCTTGAGTCCAGCCATTTCTATTGATCAAAAAACTACTTCCAAAAATCCCCGTTCCACGGTTGGTACGGTGACAGAAATTAATGATTATCTGCGATTATTGTGGGCGCGTGTTGGGACTCCTTATTGCCCCAATGACGGTACAAAAATTACGAGCCAGTCAGTGGAGCAGATGGTTGATCGTTTATTGCAATTGCCTGAACGGACGAAATTACAAATTTTAGCGCCAGTCGTTCGAGCTAAAAAAGGTCAACATAAAAAAGCATTAGCACAAATTGCCAAACAAGGTTACGTACGAGTCTTAATTGATGGGCAAATGCACGAAGTGGCCGAAAAAATTGAACTGAACAAAAACCAAAAACATGATCTATCCGTGGTTGTAGATCGAATCATCATCAAAGATGGAGTACGTTCCCGTTTGTTTGACTCCATTGAATCGGCGTTACGCTTGTCGGGTGGTTATATGACCGCAGATGTGATCGGGCAAGAACCGCTAATTTTTTCGGAACATTATGCTTGTCCCTTATGTGGTTTCAGTGTTGGTGAATTGGAACCACGTTTGTTTTCGTTTAACGCACCTTTTGGTGCTTGCCCAGATTGCGATGGCTTGGGCATGAAATTAGAAGTCGATCCGCAATTAGTTGTTCCTGATGCAGATTTGTCGATTGATCAAGGTGCGATTGTGCCCTGGAATACGGAACATTCCAAATATTATCCGCAGGTCTTAGAGCAAGTGACAGCTCAATTGGGGATTGCGCGCGATGTTGCATTTAATCAGTTGCCGCAAGCTCAACAAGATGCGATTTTGTATGGCGACGATCAAACGCCAATTCATTTGCATTTTGACAATGATTTTGGCAGTGTCCGCGATGTCGATACGACTTTTGAGGGTGTGATTCCTAACATTAAGCATCGTTATGACAAGCCGTCCAGTGCGTTTATGCGAGAAATTATGCGCAAATATTTTACAGAATTACAGTGTCCAACTTGTCATGGTCAGCGCTTAAATCCTAAGGCCTTGTGTGTCAAAATCAGCGATAAAAATATTATGGAAGCTTCTCAGTTAGCGATTGAACATGAATTACCCTTTTTCAAAAGTATTCAATTATCCGAACAAAATCAGGTCATTGCGCAACCGATTCTCAAAGAAGTAATTGATCGGTTGACTTTTTTGCAAAATGTTGGTTTAGGTTATTTAACTTTAGCTCGTTCGGCAGGAACTTTGTCAGGTGGTGAAGCACAGCGTATTCGCTTGGCAACACAGATCGGGTCGAATTTGTCGGGGGTATTATATATTTTGGATGAGCCGTCTATCGGCTTACATCAGCGTGATAATGATCGTTTAATTCGGTCGTTGAAAGAAATGCGGGATTTGGGCAACACTTTAGTGGTTGTGGAACATGATGAGGACACGATGCGCTCAGCAGATTATCTCATTGATGTCGGACCGGGGGCTGGAGCTCAAGGTGGCCAGATTGTGGCTGCTGGTACTCCCCAAGAAGTGCAGGCCAATCCTCAATCTTTGACAGGTCAATATTTGGCTGGTCAAAAGTATATCCCGTTACCAGCTCAACGGCGCAGTGGCAATGGGCAAACGGTTAAAATTTTTGGTGCTTCAGAAAATAATTTAAAAAATATTGATGTTGAATTCCCCTTAGGTAAATTTATCGCTGTCACGGGGGTTTCTGGTTCAGGCAAGTCGTCTTTAGTTAATACGATTTTGCAGCGAGTTTTAGCACAAAAAATTAATCATAACTCACAACGAGCTGGTAAGTATCAAAAAATTACGGGTTATGAACCTTTAAAATCGTTGATTAATATTGATCAAAGCCCAATTGGCCGAACGCCGCGCAGTAATCCTGCTACTTATACAGGTGTTTTTGATGACATTCGTGGTCTATTTGCGCAAACAAATGAAGCTAAGGTTCGTGGTTATACGAAAGGGCGTTTTTCGTTTAATGTCAAAGGTGGGCGTTGTGAAGCTTGCAAGGGTGACGGTATTATTAAGATTGAAATGAACTTTTTACCCGACGTTTACGTGCCTTGCGAGGTGTGTCATGGCACGCGCTACAATTCGGAAACCCTTGAAGTTAGTTATAAAGATAAAAATATTGCTGATATTTTGGCAATGACTGTTAAGCAAGCTTTGGCTTTTTTTGATCATCTGCCCAAAATCAAACGCAAGTTGCAGACCATTGTTGATGTTGGATTGGGTTATGTGCAATTAGGTCAATCAGCGACGACATTATCTGGTGGCGAGGCTCAGCGAATGAAATTAGCTTCTGAACTGTACAAAAAAGTAGACGGACAGAATTTTTATATTTTAGATGAACCAACGACTGGTTTGCATGTTGACGATGTCAAACGTTTATTGGAAGTTTTGCAGCGCTTGGTTGATCAAGGCAATACGGTTGTGGTGATTGAGCACAATTTGGATGTGGTTAAATCGGCGGATTGGTTGATTGATTTGGGACCTGAGGGAGGCGATTTGGGTGGTCAAATCGTGGCTACAGGTACGCCAGAAACGGTAGCTGAAAATAAGCAGTCATATACAGGTTATTATCTCAAACCCTTGTTGACCAAAACGCCACGTCTATCAGATCCTTCGTAA
- the whiA gene encoding DNA-binding protein WhiA, protein MASYASIVKKELTSLEVHPEHARSELSALIRMNGTLSLIDHHFILDIQTENPAISRRIYALLHQLYTVEADLLVRRKMKLKKNNQYIVRLRQNVQEILADLRIIEPTGFQIRTDIPEEIQSSNQRARSYLRGAFLAGGSINNPETSSYHLEIYSIYEDQNQGILNLMNQFDLHARATARRSGYIVYLKEAEKISDFLRVIGATSAMLKFEDIRIVRDMRNSVNRLVNCENANINKTIKAASRQIENIQFWEQNYGLNTLPPKLQEIAELRLAHPEMSLTELGQLVPSGAISKSGINHRLRKLNDLIKAKRENPVQLS, encoded by the coding sequence ATGGCTTCTTATGCAAGCATTGTAAAAAAAGAATTAACTAGTTTGGAAGTTCATCCAGAACATGCGCGCTCGGAATTGTCTGCGTTGATTCGCATGAATGGTACTTTATCATTAATTGACCATCATTTTATTTTGGATATCCAAACGGAAAATCCTGCTATTTCACGACGCATTTATGCTTTGTTACATCAGTTGTATACTGTGGAAGCTGATTTATTGGTTCGTCGCAAAATGAAACTCAAAAAAAATAATCAATACATTGTTAGATTACGTCAAAACGTTCAAGAAATTTTAGCGGATTTAAGAATTATTGAACCAACGGGATTTCAGATTCGAACCGATATTCCTGAAGAAATTCAGTCATCTAATCAGCGAGCACGATCTTATTTGCGAGGCGCGTTTTTAGCTGGTGGCAGTATCAATAATCCAGAAACTTCCAGTTATCATTTGGAAATTTACTCAATCTATGAGGATCAAAATCAAGGTATTCTGAATTTGATGAACCAATTTGACTTGCATGCACGAGCAACTGCGCGGCGTAGCGGGTATATTGTTTATTTGAAAGAAGCAGAAAAAATTTCGGATTTTTTGCGCGTGATTGGTGCCACGTCAGCGATGTTGAAGTTTGAAGATATTCGGATCGTGCGTGATATGCGTAATTCAGTGAACCGACTGGTGAATTGTGAAAATGCCAATATTAACAAAACAATCAAAGCTGCTAGTCGACAAATTGAGAATATTCAATTTTGGGAGCAAAATTATGGTTTAAATACCCTCCCGCCTAAATTACAGGAGATTGCGGAATTACGGTTAGCACATCCAGAAATGTCGTTGACAGAATTGGGTCAATTGGTGCCCAGTGGGGCAATCTCTAAATCAGGGATCAATCATCGTTTGCGGAAGTTAAATGATTTGATTAAGGCTAAACGGGAAAATCCGGTGCAACTTTCATGA
- a CDS encoding DUF1516 family protein: MFWLWLHLICGVILVVAALLGLWSRNLQLWSMLARMDYLFLLLSGVMLIVHAWQAHPVLLIVKLVFVIIAIGILEMAFAKRRRNELSNSTRWLAVLLIVIVLGLGLWLTQGFPLF; the protein is encoded by the coding sequence ATGTTTTGGTTATGGTTACATTTAATTTGCGGTGTCATATTGGTTGTTGCAGCTTTATTAGGTCTGTGGTCACGTAATTTGCAGTTATGGTCAATGTTGGCTCGAATGGATTATCTATTCTTGTTGCTGAGCGGTGTAATGCTGATTGTGCATGCTTGGCAGGCACACCCAGTTTTATTGATTGTTAAATTAGTGTTCGTTATTATTGCGATCGGCATTTTAGAAATGGCTTTTGCCAAGCGTCGTCGTAATGAATTATCCAATTCGACGCGCTGGTTAGCAGTGTTATTAATTGTTATTGTGTTAGGCTTAGGTCTATGGTTAACACAAGGTTTTCCACTGTTTTAA
- the uvrB gene encoding excinuclease ABC subunit UvrB has translation MIERVTDNQFQLVSKYQPAGDQQQAIDQLVTDFRAKNKAQVLKGATGTGKTFTMANVIQQLNKPTLVISHNKTLAGQLYGEFKEFFPNNAVEYFVSYYDYYQPEAYVPSSDTYIEKDSSINDEIDKLRHSATSSLLERNDVIVVASVSCIFGLGDPREYQRSVISLREGREISRDQLLKDLITNQFDRNDIDFQRGRFRVRGDVVDIFPASRDDNSLRVEFFGDEIDRILEMDPLTGEIIGEVPQVSIFPATHFMTNEEQMNAAIERIANELQERLAQLQKAGKLLEAQRLEQRTNYDIEMMREMGYTSGIENYSRHMEGRSEGEPPFTLLDFFPDDYNIMIDESHVTMPQIRGMYNGDRARKQMLVDYGFRLPSALDNRPLKLDEFEQHVNQILYVSATPGPYEMEQTNEVVEQVIRPTGLLDPEIEVRPIMGQIDDLVGEINQRINQNERTLVTTLTKKMAEDLTDYLKDLGIKVAYLHSDVKTLERTEIIRDLRLGKYDVLIGINLLREGIDVPEVSLVAILDADKEGFLRSERPLIQTIGRAARNEHGHVIMYAETITASMRVAIDETKRRRQIQQQFNQDHQITPKTIQKPIRDAITSVQSVDNTSSEQEQITESQFDFAGMTKQDQDELLEQLEAQMKQAAKKLDFEQAANLRDTILDLKAEIS, from the coding sequence GTGATTGAACGTGTGACTGATAATCAGTTTCAATTAGTTTCTAAATATCAGCCAGCTGGTGATCAGCAGCAAGCGATTGATCAGCTGGTGACCGATTTTCGGGCGAAGAACAAAGCTCAAGTTTTAAAGGGTGCCACGGGTACTGGTAAAACGTTTACGATGGCTAACGTGATTCAACAGCTGAATAAACCGACATTAGTGATTTCGCATAATAAAACTTTGGCGGGTCAATTATATGGTGAGTTCAAAGAGTTTTTTCCGAATAATGCGGTGGAATATTTTGTGAGTTATTACGATTACTATCAACCAGAAGCGTATGTGCCCTCAAGTGACACTTATATCGAAAAAGACTCCAGTATTAATGATGAGATTGATAAATTACGCCATTCTGCGACTTCATCTTTACTTGAACGTAATGATGTCATTGTTGTGGCTTCTGTGTCCTGTATTTTTGGTTTAGGTGATCCGAGGGAATATCAGCGTAGTGTGATTTCCTTGCGGGAGGGTCGGGAAATTAGTCGTGATCAATTATTAAAAGATTTAATTACGAATCAATTTGATCGTAATGATATTGATTTTCAACGGGGACGTTTTCGGGTTCGTGGTGACGTTGTCGATATTTTCCCTGCTTCTAGGGACGATAATTCTTTGCGCGTCGAATTCTTTGGGGATGAAATTGATCGCATTTTAGAAATGGATCCGTTAACCGGCGAAATTATCGGTGAAGTTCCCCAAGTTTCGATTTTTCCGGCAACGCATTTTATGACTAATGAAGAGCAAATGAATGCGGCTATTGAGCGGATTGCCAACGAATTACAAGAGCGCTTGGCGCAATTACAGAAAGCGGGTAAATTGCTAGAAGCACAACGTTTAGAGCAGCGGACTAATTACGATATCGAAATGATGCGGGAAATGGGTTATACTTCTGGAATTGAAAACTATTCAAGACATATGGAAGGACGTTCGGAAGGCGAACCGCCGTTTACACTGCTGGACTTTTTTCCAGATGATTACAATATTATGATTGATGAATCACACGTGACGATGCCGCAAATTCGTGGAATGTATAATGGCGATCGAGCACGCAAACAAATGTTGGTTGATTATGGTTTTCGTTTGCCAAGCGCGCTAGACAATCGACCGTTAAAATTAGATGAATTTGAGCAACATGTTAATCAAATTTTGTATGTATCGGCGACGCCTGGTCCATATGAAATGGAACAGACTAACGAAGTAGTAGAACAAGTGATTCGACCAACGGGTTTGCTAGATCCTGAGATTGAAGTTCGACCGATTATGGGGCAAATTGATGATTTAGTGGGTGAAATTAATCAACGGATTAATCAAAATGAGCGGACTTTGGTAACGACTTTGACTAAAAAAATGGCGGAAGATTTGACTGACTATTTGAAAGATTTGGGAATCAAAGTTGCCTATTTACACAGTGATGTCAAAACGTTAGAGCGCACGGAGATTATTCGTGATTTACGTTTGGGTAAATATGATGTTTTGATTGGGATCAATTTGTTGCGTGAAGGTATTGATGTTCCGGAAGTCTCACTGGTTGCGATTTTAGATGCAGATAAGGAGGGATTTTTGCGTTCAGAACGACCGTTAATCCAAACCATTGGTCGCGCAGCGCGGAATGAACACGGTCATGTGATTATGTATGCGGAAACCATTACCGCTTCCATGAGAGTGGCGATTGACGAAACAAAACGGCGACGTCAAATTCAACAACAATTTAATCAAGACCATCAAATTACTCCTAAGACGATCCAAAAACCGATTCGTGATGCAATTACGTCCGTTCAATCAGTGGATAATACGAGCAGTGAACAAGAACAAATTACAGAATCACAATTTGATTTTGCAGGTATGACCAAGCAAGACCAAGATGAATTGTTGGAACAATTAGAGGCTCAAATGAAACAAGCTGCGAAAAAATTAGACTTTGAGCAAGCCGCTAATTTGCGGGATACAATTTTAGATTTAAAAGCGGAGATTAGTTAA
- a CDS encoding gluconeogenesis factor YvcK family protein, translating into MSDRTKTIKVIKGRKPKITVIGGGTGLPVILHSLHKLNADITAIVTVADNGGSSGAIRNYINVVPPGDIRNVLASLSDWDQLSLDVFQYRFNSDDSFLAGHAIGNLVIAALSEMYENDIFDAVQQLSRMMQVDGHVFPAANAPLTLHAQFTDGSTLAGEHEITYAGKDIERVWVTDTNHPKEAPQAVLPVLAAIMQADVIVLGPGSLFTSILPNLMINNVKQALQRTSAEVVYICNIMTQIGETVNFTDADHVRVLNQHLGGQYVDTVLVNGTKVPIDYMDHEKYNEYLVQVGSDFAGLREQGCRVITDDYLSLHDGGAFHDGDKVACEVLNLAFQVDARNK; encoded by the coding sequence ATGAGTGATAGAACAAAAACAATTAAGGTTATTAAAGGGCGCAAACCTAAAATTACGGTGATTGGTGGTGGAACAGGGTTACCGGTTATTTTGCATAGTCTGCATAAGTTAAATGCGGATATTACGGCAATTGTCACTGTGGCCGATAATGGTGGTTCATCTGGCGCTATTCGAAATTACATTAATGTCGTGCCGCCAGGGGATATTCGAAATGTGCTGGCCTCCTTATCTGATTGGGATCAGCTTTCATTAGATGTATTCCAATATCGTTTTAACAGTGATGATTCTTTTTTGGCAGGGCATGCGATTGGTAATTTGGTGATTGCTGCATTGTCAGAAATGTATGAAAATGATATTTTTGATGCTGTCCAGCAACTATCACGAATGATGCAGGTTGATGGGCATGTTTTTCCAGCCGCCAATGCGCCTTTAACTTTGCACGCACAGTTTACTGATGGCAGTACGCTAGCAGGTGAACACGAGATTACTTATGCTGGCAAAGATATTGAACGCGTTTGGGTTACCGACACCAATCATCCAAAAGAAGCTCCACAAGCAGTCTTGCCCGTCTTGGCTGCAATTATGCAAGCTGATGTGATTGTGCTGGGGCCGGGAAGTTTATTTACCAGTATTTTGCCTAATTTAATGATTAATAATGTCAAACAAGCGTTGCAACGGACTTCTGCGGAGGTCGTTTATATTTGTAATATTATGACGCAGATTGGTGAAACGGTGAATTTTACCGATGCTGACCATGTACGAGTGTTAAATCAACATTTAGGTGGGCAATATGTCGATACCGTTTTGGTTAATGGGACGAAGGTACCGATTGATTATATGGATCATGAAAAATATAATGAATATCTTGTTCAGGTGGGGTCGGATTTTGCTGGTTTGCGAGAACAAGGTTGTCGGGTGATTACTGATGACTATTTGTCACTGCATGATGGTGGTGCTTTTCATGATGGTGACAAAGTGGCGTGTGAGGTCTTAAATCTTGCTTTTCAAGTAGATGCACGGAATAAGTAA
- a CDS encoding CPBP family intramembrane glutamic endopeptidase: MTSSKFSLFLKRLWFLAVYLLLYLLAQIPTAVPVWFPHHHTVKLIVCLILILIVLMVALIALLNYSYHRLPPLKTIWLTPRYKLLLFVVLFIGLLTIGWLSNVLPTSTNEQDLQLMNRQSPWLTNLYTIIFAPIVEEYIFRGLFFKYFFPQLKSNCQIFCAIFCSGFAFGFMHVSAFNLTLIPYVLAGMLLAFSYVLYHGKMRYNIALHFLNNFLASLI, translated from the coding sequence ATGACATCATCTAAATTTAGTCTGTTTTTGAAACGTTTATGGTTTTTAGCTGTTTATTTACTTTTGTATCTTTTAGCGCAGATTCCAACCGCTGTTCCTGTTTGGTTTCCACATCATCACACAGTAAAGTTGATAGTTTGTTTAATTCTTATTTTAATTGTGTTGATGGTAGCATTAATTGCTTTACTAAATTACAGTTATCATCGTTTGCCGCCATTAAAAACAATTTGGTTAACTCCACGATATAAATTGCTATTATTTGTGGTCTTATTTATTGGCTTGCTGACAATTGGATGGTTAAGTAATGTTTTACCTACGTCGACAAACGAACAAGATTTACAATTGATGAATCGTCAATCACCTTGGTTAACTAATTTATACACCATTATTTTTGCACCCATTGTCGAAGAATACATTTTTCGTGGCTTGTTTTTTAAATATTTTTTTCCTCAGTTGAAAAGCAATTGTCAGATATTTTGTGCGATCTTTTGTTCAGGTTTTGCTTTTGGTTTCATGCACGTTTCAGCATTTAATCTGACTTTGATTCCGTATGTTTTAGCTGGAATGTTATTGGCGTTCAGTTATGTTCTTTATCATGGTAAAATGCGGTATAATATAGCGTTACATTTTTTGAATAATTTCTTAGCAAGTCTAATTTAG
- the rapZ gene encoding RNase adapter RapZ, with the protein MQGANLLDVVIVSGMSGAGKTVAIQAFEDMGYFCIDNLPPALLNKFLHLALEAGNITKVAIVIDLRARVFYNQLLSSLAEVESLSQIQTRILFLDATDAQLVDRYKETRRSHPLAMDGRLVNGITKERRLLKPFHDRAATVIDTTNLTPRQLRTQIFEYFDQQKDIPFHIVVMSFGFKYGVPIDADDMMDVRFLPNPYYDPIMKRQTGLQKNVADYVFNQPATRKFYQQYLQLLTSILPQYQREGKTMLTIAIGCTGGQHRSVAIAQKLGEDLQKLNYSVDISHRDIYRYKESVKHS; encoded by the coding sequence ATGCAAGGAGCTAATTTATTGGATGTAGTCATTGTTTCAGGCATGAGTGGTGCAGGTAAAACGGTTGCCATTCAAGCTTTTGAAGATATGGGGTACTTTTGTATTGATAATTTGCCGCCAGCTTTGTTAAATAAATTTTTACATTTAGCGTTGGAAGCGGGAAATATTACGAAAGTGGCGATTGTGATTGATTTGCGTGCACGAGTTTTTTACAATCAATTACTAAGCAGTTTGGCAGAGGTTGAGAGTCTGTCACAAATTCAAACTAGAATTTTATTTTTAGACGCAACTGATGCCCAACTTGTTGATCGTTATAAAGAAACGCGGCGTTCTCATCCATTAGCTATGGACGGTCGGCTGGTCAATGGGATTACTAAAGAACGACGTTTGTTAAAGCCATTTCATGATCGTGCGGCGACAGTAATCGATACGACGAATTTAACACCGCGACAATTACGAACGCAGATTTTCGAATATTTTGATCAACAAAAAGATATACCGTTTCATATTGTAGTAATGTCATTCGGATTTAAATATGGTGTGCCGATTGATGCTGATGATATGATGGACGTACGTTTTTTGCCGAATCCATATTACGATCCAATTATGAAAAGGCAAACAGGATTGCAAAAAAATGTGGCGGATTATGTTTTTAATCAACCTGCCACTCGCAAATTTTATCAACAATATTTACAATTATTGACTTCTATTTTGCCGCAGTATCAACGTGAAGGAAAAACTATGTTAACCATTGCAATCGGGTGTACAGGTGGTCAACATCGTTCGGTGGCGATCGCCCAAAAATTGGGTGAGGATTTGCAAAAATTAAACTATTCGGTAGATATTAGTCATCGTGATATTTATCGTTATAAGGAATCGGTGAAGCATTCATGA
- a CDS encoding response regulator transcription factor, with protein sequence MLPVYLLEDDVEQQIEYSKVIQQSIENNRWSMKLACQTMSPLELLSVAQVQDGEYGLFFLDMEISSNSKAGLQVAKEIRRLLPKAHIVFLSVHDELAFLTIERRISPLDFIDKDHGFDVIQTKMLEDMNYSLSAYREVKEPNKTMFSYRIGSRYFAVPLSQVLYLTTSQVASGHILLHTKNHETEFLGSLNDLEHRYSSFFRTDKSYLVNLEQSCNYDNKEKVLRFEDGSFAYVSVRRAHDLMKYFR encoded by the coding sequence ATGTTGCCGGTATATTTACTTGAAGATGATGTTGAACAGCAAATTGAGTATTCTAAAGTTATTCAGCAATCTATTGAAAATAATCGTTGGAGCATGAAACTAGCTTGTCAAACAATGTCTCCATTAGAATTATTATCAGTTGCGCAAGTTCAAGATGGTGAATATGGTTTATTTTTCTTAGACATGGAGATTAGTAGTAACAGTAAGGCTGGTCTTCAAGTTGCTAAAGAGATTCGGCGTTTGTTGCCAAAAGCACATATCGTCTTTTTGTCAGTACATGATGAGTTGGCTTTTTTGACCATTGAGCGTCGGATTTCGCCGTTAGATTTTATTGATAAAGATCATGGTTTTGATGTTATTCAAACTAAAATGCTTGAAGATATGAATTATTCTTTATCAGCTTATCGGGAAGTTAAAGAACCTAATAAGACTATGTTTTCTTATCGCATCGGTTCTCGTTATTTTGCAGTACCATTGTCACAAGTTTTGTATTTGACGACATCGCAGGTAGCGTCGGGACATATTTTGTTGCATACTAAGAACCATGAAACAGAGTTCTTGGGTAGTTTGAACGATTTAGAACATCGTTATTCTAGTTTCTTCCGTACTGATAAAAGTTATTTGGTTAATCTTGAACAGTCTTGTAATTACGACAATAAAGAAAAAGTTTTGCGTTTTGAGGATGGCAGTTTTGCTTATGTTTCAGTTAGGCGTGCACACGATTTAATGAAGTATTTTCGATAA
- a CDS encoding sensor histidine kinase, whose amino-acid sequence MIFTDLTKSTYTILILILLLVVVFAVLTIFYAWLFFKAYQAKQEADQRLKEDQQLRENLSTLEQQYNELRKFKHDYQNMLLSLEGFVKNGSSQQFAQYYQELLKQQPVKQDLQKMTIANIDYLKNDPIRGIVIQKTLAAKNVGVNMLLELIEDVVISHANILTVVRILGVLLDNAIEQAQKEVEKKVICAFVPSEHMVEVIIDNVVSNIDNLHQLFDEGYTTKANHQGLGLANVRQLIKDDDHLWLDVDLKRNHLQITLTITEEG is encoded by the coding sequence TTGATTTTTACAGATCTAACAAAGTCAACATATACAATTCTGATTTTGATTTTATTATTAGTTGTTGTTTTTGCTGTTTTGACAATCTTTTATGCTTGGCTCTTTTTTAAAGCTTATCAAGCCAAGCAAGAAGCCGACCAACGACTCAAAGAAGATCAACAATTGCGCGAAAACTTGTCGACTCTTGAACAACAGTACAACGAATTGCGTAAGTTTAAGCATGATTATCAGAATATGTTGTTGAGTCTGGAAGGTTTTGTTAAAAATGGTAGTTCGCAGCAATTTGCCCAGTATTATCAAGAGTTGCTGAAACAACAACCAGTTAAACAAGATTTACAGAAAATGACGATTGCTAATATTGATTATTTGAAGAATGATCCGATTCGTGGCATTGTCATTCAAAAAACGTTGGCTGCCAAAAATGTTGGTGTTAATATGCTTTTGGAATTGATTGAGGATGTTGTAATCAGTCATGCTAATATTTTGACAGTTGTTCGTATCTTGGGTGTTTTGTTGGACAATGCGATTGAACAAGCCCAAAAAGAGGTTGAGAAGAAAGTTATTTGTGCGTTTGTACCATCTGAGCATATGGTAGAAGTTATCATTGATAATGTTGTGAGCAATATTGATAATTTGCATCAATTATTTGACGAAGGTTATACAACGAAAGCAAATCATCAAGGTTTAGGCTTAGCTAATGTGCGGCAATTAATTAAAGATGACGATCATTTGTGGTTGGATGTTGACTTGAAACGGAACCATTTACAGATTACTTTAACTATTACAGAGGAGGGATAG
- a CDS encoding bacteriocin: MLKNMSDQELQKVVGGATVSTFNGSVGADSDVSLVDWLWHLIHH; this comes from the coding sequence ATGTTAAAAAATATGTCAGATCAAGAATTACAAAAAGTTGTTGGTGGTGCAACAGTTTCTACATTTAATGGTTCTGTTGGTGCTGATTCTGATGTATCACTTGTAGATTGGCTTTGGCATTTAATTCATCATTAG